In Bacillota bacterium, one genomic interval encodes:
- a CDS encoding cytochrome ubiquinol oxidase subunit I, whose product MNYPIWDVPRLGGPLAIAIVAILHAYVAMFAVGGGPYLVLAERRARRTGNAELLAYVKGHSRFFLLLTTVFGAISGVGIWFTIGLVSPQTTSILIRTFVWGWAMEWVFFIAEIAAILLYVASWDRADGRTHMLYGWAYAVSAFMSLVIINGILSFMLTPGRWLVTGNFWDGFFNPTYWPALLGRSAAAAALAGLWGLLTAVRIKSPALRDEAVRFAAWWLVPAMVALPLSTLWYLAVVPEGPRMLVLGGAAAVSIMFLLSLAVSFVIFAVVVLGPLKSPQVASTALAATLLAAGLIATGGTEWVREGIRKPYTIYGYLYSNGVFVWQQQRLSEQGILASARFAVPGVREAPAATGRTAGAELALARGQEVFRLQCSSCHVLGGYNDIRPLVKGWTEAYIDFQLSHLNMLKAYMPPFFGTAEERRALARWLATLNPPAGSSQAEALRQPLPGEPVS is encoded by the coding sequence TTGAATTACCCCATCTGGGACGTTCCGCGGCTGGGCGGGCCTCTCGCCATTGCCATCGTGGCGATTCTGCACGCCTACGTGGCCATGTTCGCGGTGGGCGGCGGGCCGTACCTGGTCCTGGCCGAGCGCCGGGCACGCCGGACCGGAAACGCCGAACTTCTCGCTTACGTGAAGGGACACTCGCGGTTTTTCCTGCTGCTGACCACCGTCTTCGGGGCCATCAGCGGCGTGGGCATCTGGTTCACCATCGGCCTCGTGAGCCCTCAGACGACGTCCATCCTGATCCGCACCTTCGTCTGGGGGTGGGCCATGGAGTGGGTCTTCTTCATCGCGGAGATCGCGGCCATCCTGCTATACGTGGCGTCGTGGGACCGTGCCGACGGCCGCACGCACATGCTGTACGGCTGGGCGTACGCCGTGTCGGCGTTCATGTCGCTGGTGATCATCAACGGCATCCTGAGCTTCATGCTCACGCCCGGCCGGTGGCTTGTGACGGGCAACTTCTGGGACGGCTTCTTCAATCCCACGTACTGGCCTGCGCTGCTCGGGCGCAGCGCCGCAGCCGCCGCTCTGGCCGGGCTATGGGGGCTTTTGACCGCGGTGAGGATCAAGTCGCCGGCGCTCCGGGACGAGGCGGTTCGCTTCGCGGCGTGGTGGCTCGTACCGGCCATGGTGGCGCTACCGCTCTCCACGCTCTGGTACCTGGCGGTGGTCCCCGAAGGCCCCAGGATGCTGGTGCTGGGTGGGGCGGCAGCCGTCTCTATCATGTTCCTGCTGAGCCTGGCAGTGTCGTTCGTCATCTTCGCCGTCGTGGTGCTCGGCCCGCTTAAGAGCCCGCAGGTGGCTTCGACGGCCCTGGCTGCGACGCTGCTGGCTGCCGGCCTCATCGCGACGGGGGGTACCGAGTGGGTCCGAGAGGGAATCCGCAAGCCGTATACGATTTACGGCTACCTCTACTCCAACGGGGTCTTCGTGTGGCAGCAGCAGAGGCTCAGCGAGCAGGGCATCCTGGCGTCGGCCCGCTTTGCGGTACCGGGTGTCAGGGAAGCCCCGGCAGCAACCGGCCGTACCGCCGGCGCGGAGCTTGCTCTTGCTCGAGGGCAGGAGGTCTTCCGCCTGCAGTGCTCGAGCTGCCACGTTCTGGGCGGCTATAACGACATCCGCCCCCTGGTGAAGGGGTGGACGGAGGCGTACATCGACTTCCAGTTGAGCCATCTGAACATGCTCAAGGCCTACATGCCGCCGTTCTTCGGCACCGCTGAGGAGCGCAGGGCGCTTGCCCGGTGGCTTGCCACCCTGAACCCGCCTGCCGGATCGTCCCAGGCGGAGGCGCTGAGGCAGCCGTTGCCGGGCGAGCCTGTATCGTGA